TTTTATCAAGCAGGCAATCCAGTATATAATTCAGCAATACAAGAAATACGAAAGTTGGAATTCCAACAAGGAAGGCGAAGCAACCTGGAGACCGAACTTGAAGGAGCACACTAGAATTTGACATATCCCAAACATGAACAGAGTTGTCACTACACCCTATTGCAAGACAATGCCACCCCTCATTGAAAGAACTTACAAATCCCTGCAACCAATCCAAAAGCAAAGCAAGAACAGAGTAAGAACAATCAAGCATGAGTTCCTAAATGTATCttaagcataaaaataaaaattttataccTTCAAAAAACAAACATCCAAAACCCAATTACTAAACTTGGGCAACAAGTGCAGCAGGTCCAAATCCACGCAAACCCCGGACCCATTTTTGGGTCCCAAAGCGAATTCAATCACCAAGCTAAACACTTTGACACGCCTTTCACCAAACACAGCGAGTTCAAAAGCAAGCTTAGAGGAAACAGTTCCTTCCGTGCACCGAACGAATTCACTACAAGCAATACCGTGCACGCGAATCCCTTGGAAGACATGGAAAAACCTTATCGCTTTCCCCGAGTCCAAATCATAAAGCAGGATTTGCGATCCCGAACCTGTTCAAATAACAAaatcttaccaaaaaaaaaatgtgatctTGAATATGaggaattagggttttgagaatGTGGAGAGCGTACCAGCGAGGAGGTAAGGGAGAGGAGAGAGGTGGGAGGGGAGGTGGAGGAAACATAGTGCTGAGATTTCCCCAAGGTATTGGCCGGTCTGCAAGCGCCATTGAGTTGGAGGCTCCGCCATGGCTCTGAAGCTCTGTCGTCAGCAAAACGACAGTGATTTGCCGCTACTGCGCGGGGTTTGAAGTCTCTGGCTGAGGTTTTTGAGCTCAGTGAGAACAAGAATTGAGAAAGAAAAGGGTTTAGATTAACGGCATGTCGCGCAGGGACATAATGAGTGCCGTCAAGATATATAAACGTCATGCCGTTTTATTGGAGTGAAATTGGAGGAAAAAAGGTAGAGATTGCGGTGAGCGTGGATCGAACACGCGACCTTCAGATCTTCAGTCTGACGCTCTCCCAACTGAGCTATCCCCGCTTCGTTGATATTTCTAGGTATTTGTATTAAACTTTCCTTCAAAGTCACTTTTCTTTCTCTACAACCTCttattctttttatctgttCACGTTTTCTTCCTCATCTTTCTGTTGCTCTGCGAGAAAGAGGCACACGGAAACGGAGATGGGGAAGAGCATGTCTTTCAAGGATGAGTTCATTTTCGGTCTGTTTCCAAATCTTTATTGGGTTCTCTTCTAAACCTTCTATCTCTTCGTTTTGTGTGTATTCGTTCAGTCTGAAAAgataatttctttctttgggATCCACTTGCAGAGCAAAGATACGAGGAATCACGTGACATCCTCACCAAGTACCCCGGCCGAGTTCCCGTATGTATAGGGCCCAACATAgactgtttttgttttgttttgttttgttttgtttttcttttcagcTTCTTAAGGGGGTGGATATTTTATGGATTACTCGTTGCAGGTAATTGTGGAAAGGTATTCAGAAAGTGATCTTCCTgagatggaaaagaaaaagtaagtcAAGttgatgagttttttttttgtattgaacATGAGTTTATTTGAATCCACTCTTCATAATAAATCTCCTTGTTAAAATATTTGCTTATCTAAAGTCCTTATCTGCCTTCTGCTTTGTtgtgaaacaaaagaaattaactTTCTTCCTCCTGTTATCTGGGTATCTCAAATCCTTTGCCCTGTTTCCAGGACTGGGTTTTAATGATTCTCAGCTTTcagtattttcttctttttcgaTGGGGGAACAAGGGTTTCTTTTTCCGACTCTCTAGTACTCTCTAGTGCAGAAACTGGAGGCATTGGctattctatatatatgagcTGTCCAAGACATGCGAAAGGAGTAAAACATGATatactatataatatatacacattCGCCATCGATCGGACTACTGCATTCGGAtaatataaaattcaaagaGTTCGAACGATGATACTTCAATAGGCAGTTCTAATATTGAGTTTAACGTCTTTGTGATAGATATTGatcattttctctttggtgATAGATACCTTGTTCCTCGAGATATGTCGGTGGGGCTATTCATTCACATTTTGAGCAGCAGACTTCATTTGGGCCCTGGAAAAGCTCTCTTTGTATTTGTGAAGAATACCTTACCTCAAACCGGTATAATATTTGCGCCATTAAATCCTGTCTTCCTCGTCTTTAGTCGATTTTATTGCAAGAAGTCtttatttgtgtttgtgttcTGATTTGCTCTCTTTTATGATTTTGATCTGCAGCTACTTTGATGGACACTGTTTATGAATCTTTCAAGGATGAGGATGGATTTCTATACATGTGTTACAGCACCGAGAAAACCTTCGGTTCTGCTACAAAATCATATTTGTGAACGCTGAATTTGTACGTACGTTGTCGTAAATAGTCCTTGTCTCCTCGGTGGCCGGGATTGTTCTTTTAATCTAGGTctgatatatcatatatgtttgCCAAGCTGCTGTAAGTTTTCGATTAGACCTCGAATACTGTcctagaaaaaagagaaatgctaaacatttcaaattttttatttatcaaaaattgATTCTCAAATGATGTATCACAATTCTATGAAATTGTAACACATTTTTCTAAATGATAGATCACGTGAGattatgacacatcatttagggatcaacttttaagaaaaaaaaaattgggatgtctagcattctcctaaaaaaaaatcatgattaATTAATTGCCAATTTAGAACTGAAGTTGATTCCTCATTTCCTAAATTCCTGTGTATCATATTATGAGAGTTGCTCCAAGTTTCAACTCCCACAATAGGATAAAGGCACACTTCCAACGGTTCAATTAgaatttgtttgggtttgcgatttcaaagaAGTGCGATTTAAattaacgattttaaaatgtgcgatttaaaaaaattgattttaaaaacacaattaagcgttaggtaaaattgtagtttagcctttaaaatcgcaaattaacttttaaaattctgagctttcaaaaaaataccatcttacatgcgatttgaaaaaaaaaacagattttctacatttttaaaaactcagttcccaaacgatttatgttttgtgatttaatttaaaattacatttattgtctacgaaattgcaatttCAAACGAACCTTACAACTAAAACCGGATCAAATTGAATCCACGGATTTTGTTACCAAGCTTTGTAAATGTAGGAAAAGCCTCCATCGGAGCTTTCTACCAGTTTAAGCTAATTGTATAGAGGTCGGCAAACTTCCATTGACCCCCGACAGATGCATGACATGATGACAACCACCTCaggccaaaaattaaaattcaacaaTATAGATGGATGAAAAATGCAATGCAATTTTCCATgctgttattttaaaattaaggcttcatttgttttgacgtaaaatttttattctctatattttccaatatttgatacgattgaaaattttgatcaaactaaaaacattttcGATTGACCAGAAAAACCTCTTTTAAACAacataaaatggtttttttttttttttcgtaaatcatttttcatgcTTGAAATCTACGTCATCGTCAATTTTTCGTACaagccaaacgccgaaaaatgctttcaacTGAAATCGTTTTCCTGCAATTTcactaaaaacatttttcaacaaaaatattttacagcGAGACAAACAGAACCGATTGCACTTACTGTACTGGATAGCAAGAATCACAATTGCattcattttattataattttcgaaacaaaataaaaatcaactacAAATCAAAATATGTCAAGGCATATTGTAGAGTCGTAGACTTCAACCTTTgcactatatatattcaagaaaAGTGTCGTATATGAACATTTGCGGTAACCAAGATACACCTATATAGgtcgaaaataaaaaataaaaaaaacccctttCAGGCAACATTCTGTCTTTCAAAAATACCATGCCACAAAATCATATAGTCTAAATGGCCGAACTAGACAATCCATCT
Above is a genomic segment from Alnus glutinosa chromosome 12, dhAlnGlut1.1, whole genome shotgun sequence containing:
- the LOC133852215 gene encoding autophagy-related protein 8i-like, with translation MGKSMSFKDEFIFEQRYEESRDILTKYPGRVPVIVERYSESDLPEMEKKKYLVPRDMSVGLFIHILSSRLHLGPGKALFVFVKNTLPQTATLMDTVYESFKDEDGFLYMCYSTEKTFGSATKSYL